In a genomic window of bacterium:
- a CDS encoding DsbA family protein has protein sequence MYERFSVHVSRFTVHLTHGFEFLKRVQEAFYAMNRDVTAPELLADIAQGCGVNREQFAVGFKTEETARATWRDFETSRRLGVTGFPSLLAGNKESGFIVITAGYRPWKKVKVYQTQEQDKNLIVKRLPDLTVREPLCNLYTPFNICSTSRACPRV, from the coding sequence ATTTATGAACGGTTTTCGGTTCACGTTTCACGGTTCACGGTTCACCTTACACATGGATTTGAATTCCTGAAAAGAGTTCAGGAAGCCTTCTATGCCATGAACCGGGATGTCACCGCCCCCGAGCTATTAGCCGATATCGCTCAAGGGTGCGGAGTAAACCGGGAACAGTTCGCCGTCGGATTCAAAACAGAGGAGACTGCAAGGGCGACGTGGAGGGATTTCGAGACATCCCGCCGCCTGGGCGTCACCGGGTTCCCCTCGCTCCTGGCTGGGAACAAAGAGAGCGGGTTTATAGTCATCACGGCAGGATATCGGCCGTGGAAAAAAGTGAAAGTTTATCAAACACAGGAACAGGACAAGAACTTGATTGTAAAGAGGCTCCCGGACCTGACCGTCCGGGAGCCTCTGTGTAACCTTTATACACCGTTCAATATCTGTTCTACATCACGGGCATGTCCCCGGGTGTGA
- a CDS encoding TRAP transporter substrate-binding protein — protein MERRDFLKKAGKVAAVAAVVGTGCAKAKEAPKQAVTKTYEWKMVTTWPPNLPVLQTGAERFAQRVEEATGGRIKIKVFAAGELVPGLGVFDAVSEGSVECGSGAAYYWGGKTPAAQWFTTVPFGLNAQGINAWFYSGGGLKLWEEVYAPFNLVPRPQGNTGVQMGGWFNKEMNTIDDYKGLKMRIPGLGGKVIAKAGGTVVLLPGGEIFTSLERGVIDATEWVGPMHDLRMGFYKAAKYYYYPGWHEPGTCLEVIFNKTAYDALPKDLQITLDAIAAETNMWSLSEFEATNGAALQELITKHNVNLVRFPESLLNSLRKMAKETMEEEASKDPVARKVHDTFKKFKEQVGVWGSVSENAYYNVIADKFKLKM, from the coding sequence ATGGAAAGACGAGATTTTTTGAAGAAAGCGGGAAAAGTCGCGGCTGTCGCTGCGGTTGTGGGAACGGGATGCGCAAAGGCCAAGGAGGCACCGAAACAGGCAGTCACCAAAACCTACGAATGGAAGATGGTGACCACCTGGCCTCCCAACCTGCCAGTCCTCCAGACCGGGGCAGAACGGTTCGCCCAGCGTGTGGAGGAGGCCACAGGCGGTCGCATAAAGATAAAAGTTTTTGCCGCCGGCGAATTGGTGCCAGGTCTGGGAGTTTTCGATGCCGTATCCGAAGGTTCGGTGGAGTGCGGCAGCGGGGCGGCCTACTATTGGGGTGGAAAGACACCGGCGGCCCAGTGGTTTACGACGGTACCCTTCGGCCTCAACGCCCAAGGGATCAACGCCTGGTTCTACAGCGGTGGCGGCCTTAAGCTGTGGGAGGAGGTCTATGCTCCCTTTAACCTGGTGCCGCGGCCCCAGGGGAACACCGGAGTTCAGATGGGGGGCTGGTTCAACAAGGAAATGAATACTATAGATGACTATAAGGGCCTTAAGATGCGCATTCCGGGCCTGGGAGGAAAGGTCATCGCCAAGGCCGGCGGCACCGTTGTCCTGCTGCCCGGCGGTGAGATCTTCACATCCCTCGAGCGGGGTGTCATCGACGCCACCGAGTGGGTCGGGCCCATGCACGACCTGAGGATGGGGTTCTACAAGGCCGCCAAGTACTATTACTATCCCGGCTGGCATGAGCCGGGAACCTGCCTTGAGGTCATCTTCAACAAGACAGCCTACGACGCTCTTCCAAAGGACCTCCAGATCACCCTGGATGCCATTGCGGCCGAGACGAACATGTGGAGCCTGAGCGAGTTCGAAGCCACCAACGGTGCAGCGCTTCAGGAACTCATCACCAAGCACAACGTTAACCTGGTGCGGTTCCCGGAATCCCTCCTCAACAGCCTTCGCAAGATGGCCAAGGAGACCATGGAGGAAGAGGCGTCCAAGGATCCTGTGGCGCGCAAGGTCCACGATACTTTCAAGAAATTCAAGGAGCAGGTGGGCGTCTGGGGATCGGTGTCCGAGAACGCTTACTACAACGTCATCGCGGATAAGTTTAAATTAAAAATGTAA
- a CDS encoding TRAP transporter large permease subunit: MDYLAGWMFLALTILLMAGFPVTFTLMGTAIFFGLIGFGWNLFNLLPLRIFGVMTNVTLLAVPLFVFMGVMLERSGLAEDLLDTMGLVFGRLKGGLAISVVVVGALLGASTGIVGATVVTMGLLAVPTMLKRGYQKELVTGTVSASGTLGQIIPPSIVLVLIGDIVGVPVGDLFMGAVLPGLVLVGLYILYILIVAHLKPEWAPPISKSELDALTRQVLLGRIMRALVPTLFLMVAVLGSIFAGIASPTEAAAVGAVGATGLTVLNRKFNMQMLRDVMHSTMILTCMVFIILVGAAAFGLVFRGLNGDDLVRGFLGGIAADHGKWFVMAIVMGLIFIIGFFLDFIEITFIHVPVLAPIIIDFGFDPAWFCILLAVNLQTSFMTPPFGFSLFYLKAVTPPEIETGHIYRGIIPFVIFQLIGLLIVLSFPALVTWLPTVVYGN; encoded by the coding sequence ATGGATTATCTCGCCGGCTGGATGTTCCTCGCACTGACGATCCTGCTCATGGCGGGTTTCCCAGTGACCTTCACCCTCATGGGAACGGCCATTTTCTTCGGCCTCATAGGCTTCGGGTGGAACCTTTTTAACCTCTTGCCCCTTCGCATCTTCGGCGTCATGACCAACGTCACCCTGTTGGCTGTTCCACTCTTCGTTTTCATGGGGGTCATGCTGGAACGCTCGGGGCTGGCCGAGGACCTCCTGGACACCATGGGCCTGGTGTTCGGTAGGCTCAAGGGCGGCCTTGCCATCTCCGTAGTCGTTGTCGGTGCGCTCCTGGGGGCCTCCACAGGGATCGTGGGCGCCACAGTGGTCACCATGGGGCTTCTGGCCGTGCCCACCATGCTCAAACGCGGATACCAGAAGGAGCTGGTCACCGGCACCGTATCGGCCTCGGGCACCCTGGGGCAGATCATCCCGCCGAGTATTGTCCTTGTCCTCATCGGCGATATCGTGGGCGTTCCTGTGGGCGACCTGTTCATGGGAGCGGTCCTTCCGGGACTGGTGCTCGTGGGGCTCTACATCCTGTACATCCTCATCGTTGCCCATCTCAAGCCCGAGTGGGCCCCTCCTATTTCTAAAAGTGAGTTGGATGCCCTGACCCGACAGGTGTTGCTTGGCCGTATCATGCGCGCCCTGGTCCCGACGCTGTTTCTTATGGTAGCAGTCCTGGGATCCATCTTCGCCGGCATCGCCTCCCCCACGGAGGCAGCGGCGGTGGGGGCCGTTGGGGCTACAGGCCTGACTGTGCTCAACCGCAAATTCAACATGCAGATGCTTCGCGACGTCATGCACTCTACGATGATCCTGACCTGCATGGTCTTCATTATCCTGGTGGGCGCGGCCGCCTTCGGGCTTGTTTTCCGCGGTCTGAACGGCGATGACCTGGTACGCGGATTCCTTGGGGGCATCGCCGCGGACCACGGGAAATGGTTTGTTATGGCCATCGTTATGGGGCTTATTTTCATCATCGGGTTCTTTCTGGATTTTATCGAGATCACCTTCATCCACGTGCCGGTTCTCGCCCCCATCATCATCGATTTCGGATTCGACCCGGCCTGGTTCTGCATCCTGTTGGCCGTAAACCTCCAGACCTCCTTCATGACACCGCCCTTCGGGTTCTCCCTGTTCTATCTTAAGGCCGTTACTCCCCCCGAGATAGAGACCGGCCACATCTACCGGGGCATCATTCCCTTTGTGATCTTCCAGCTCATCGGGCTGCTCATCGTCCTGTCATTCCCCGCCCTGGTGACATGGCTACCCACAGTGGTTTACGGAAATTGA
- a CDS encoding TRAP transporter small permease subunit — MTGFFRKLCQRIDAVNDWVGHVVSWATAVVVVVVFVDVIMRYVFNTSFVATQELEWHLFGFVFLMGAGATLLKDGHVRVDIFYQRFSYRHRAWINLIGVFFFLIPGCLMIILTSLKFVSTSFMIMESSPDPGGIPYRFILKSCIPAGFTLVLMQGVALGIRSYYHIRGRDLDTGENI; from the coding sequence ATGACCGGCTTTTTCCGCAAACTTTGCCAGAGAATCGATGCTGTAAACGACTGGGTCGGCCATGTGGTTTCATGGGCCACTGCCGTCGTCGTGGTGGTGGTTTTCGTGGACGTGATCATGCGCTACGTCTTCAACACCAGTTTCGTGGCCACCCAGGAACTGGAGTGGCATCTCTTCGGCTTCGTCTTCCTCATGGGGGCCGGGGCCACCCTCCTCAAGGACGGCCACGTCCGGGTCGACATCTTCTACCAGCGGTTCAGCTACAGGCACCGGGCATGGATCAACCTCATCGGAGTTTTCTTCTTCCTCATCCCGGGCTGTCTCATGATCATCCTCACTTCCCTGAAATTCGTCTCCACCTCTTTTATGATAATGGAGAGCTCACCGGATCCCGGGGGAATCCCCTACCGCTTTATCCTCAAGTCGTGCATCCCGGCAGGGTTTACCCTCGTCCTGATGCAGGGGGTCGCCCTGGGCATCCGGAGTTACTATCATATCAGGGGCCGTGACCTGGACACCGGAGAGAACATCTGA
- a CDS encoding nitroreductase family protein: protein MFKQLVERNRSYRRFDESHRIDEATLMELVDLARLTPSSANLQPLKYMISSEPVRNELIFPHLKWAGYLKDWPGPVEGERPSAYIIVLRDTTIFKADSCDHGIASQTILLGAVEKGLGGCMIGNLDMDGLRSGLGIGEHLHVLLVLPLGKPVEEVHLVPVGQDGDMKYWRDEQGVHHVPKRNLEEIIV from the coding sequence ATGTTCAAACAACTCGTGGAAAGGAACCGCAGTTACCGGCGGTTCGATGAAAGTCACAGAATCGATGAGGCAACCCTTATGGAACTGGTGGACCTCGCCAGGCTAACACCCTCTTCAGCCAACCTGCAGCCGTTAAAATATATGATCTCCTCAGAGCCCGTTCGGAACGAACTCATCTTCCCCCACCTGAAGTGGGCAGGGTATCTGAAGGACTGGCCCGGGCCAGTTGAGGGGGAAAGGCCTTCGGCCTATATCATCGTTCTGAGGGACACCACGATCTTTAAAGCAGACAGCTGCGACCACGGCATAGCATCCCAGACGATCCTTCTCGGTGCCGTCGAGAAGGGACTGGGCGGCTGTATGATCGGCAACCTCGACATGGACGGCCTGAGGAGCGGCCTGGGGATCGGTGAGCACCTGCATGTCCTGCTCGTCCTGCCCCTGGGTAAACCGGTAGAGGAGGTTCACCTCGTGCCGGTGGGCCAGGACGGGGACATGAAGTACTGGCGCGATGAGCAGGGAGTCCACCACGTGCCGAAGAGGAATTTGGAGGAGATCATCGTGTAA
- a CDS encoding type II secretion system protein GspJ: MWYLHIMQKRKSSTVAGFTLIEVMTAVTILAIMATVAFTIVFGAVKRSRHIDRRGGLTTEAAAIVNIVSEDLRGAFVRDGVVPFFQGIDNFKAEDPADCLSLLTTAVLPVNPEIPAGGVGEVEYSIIEGENGALLLLRREQIPARSPYDEGGAAIVITDRIKSLNLEFSDGEDWFERWDTESVGGHEDGKLPRQVRIELVLEDGELSVTHRGSVAPIMAVGR; this comes from the coding sequence ATGTGGTATCTTCATATCATGCAAAAGAGAAAATCCAGCACTGTGGCCGGCTTTACCTTAATAGAGGTCATGACGGCCGTAACCATCCTGGCCATAATGGCCACAGTCGCCTTTACCATCGTGTTCGGGGCGGTGAAGAGATCACGGCATATCGACCGGCGTGGGGGACTTACCACGGAGGCTGCTGCAATCGTCAACATTGTCTCCGAAGATCTTCGAGGAGCCTTCGTCCGTGATGGCGTTGTTCCGTTCTTCCAGGGTATTGATAATTTTAAAGCAGAGGATCCTGCCGATTGCCTTTCCCTTCTCACTACCGCTGTCCTTCCGGTAAACCCGGAAATACCCGCTGGCGGCGTTGGGGAGGTGGAGTATTCGATCATCGAGGGCGAAAATGGAGCCCTTCTGCTCCTGAGAAGGGAGCAGATCCCTGCTCGTTCCCCCTATGACGAGGGCGGCGCGGCCATCGTTATCACAGATCGCATCAAGTCCCTGAACCTTGAATTTTCAGACGGTGAAGATTGGTTCGAAAGGTGGGATACCGAAAGCGTCGGGGGGCACGAAGATGGAAAGCTCCCCAGACAGGTGAGGATCGAGCTGGTTCTGGAGGATGGTGAACTGTCTGTGACCCACCGCGGTTCCGTTGCGCCGATAATGGCGGTGGGGAGATGA
- the guaB gene encoding IMP dehydrogenase — translation MQSDNINFGLTFDDVLLLPARSDVLPSEVNLETILTRNISLGIPLISAAMDTVTEAHTAISMAQEGGLGILHKNMTPERQASEVDKVKKSESGMIVDPITMDPDRTVSAALELMTKYRISGVPITEGGKKEGKLVGILTNRDLRFETNLQRPIREVMTSKNLVTVRPGISLEEAKSRLHEHRIEKLLVVDENYNLAGLITIKDIEKARKYPNACKDPMGRLRVGAAVGIGNDLQARAPALIEAGVDVLTVDTAHGHSTGVLAGVRELKRNFPDMEIIAGNVATAAAAKELVDAGADAVKVGVGPGSICTTRIISGVGVPQFSAILECTRAIKGSGVPVIADGGVKFSGDIVKAIAAGAHSVMIGGLFAGTDESPGDLVLYQGRSYKVYRGMGSLEAMKEGSKDRYFQEHVDVEGKLVPEGIEGRVPYRGPISATVFQMVGGLRSGMGYTGCKDLSELRTLAKFVQISAAGLKESHVHDVIITKEAPNYRLD, via the coding sequence ATGCAGTCGGATAATATTAATTTCGGTCTGACCTTCGACGATGTTCTTCTCCTCCCCGCTCGTTCTGACGTTTTGCCTTCCGAAGTAAACCTTGAGACGATCCTGACAAGGAATATCAGCCTGGGTATCCCGCTGATATCCGCTGCCATGGACACGGTAACGGAAGCGCACACAGCTATCTCAATGGCCCAGGAGGGCGGGTTGGGGATCCTCCACAAGAACATGACACCCGAGAGGCAGGCCAGCGAGGTGGACAAGGTCAAAAAGTCTGAGAGCGGCATGATCGTTGACCCTATTACTATGGACCCGGACCGCACAGTGAGCGCAGCTCTTGAGCTCATGACAAAATACCGGATATCGGGTGTGCCTATTACGGAAGGTGGGAAAAAGGAGGGGAAGCTTGTTGGTATTCTCACCAACAGGGACCTTCGCTTCGAAACAAATCTTCAAAGACCTATCCGTGAAGTTATGACCAGCAAGAACCTGGTTACGGTGCGTCCCGGTATATCTCTGGAGGAAGCCAAATCCAGGCTTCATGAGCACAGGATCGAAAAACTTCTCGTCGTGGATGAGAACTACAACCTGGCTGGCCTCATCACGATCAAGGATATTGAGAAAGCCCGCAAATACCCCAACGCATGCAAAGACCCCATGGGACGGCTGCGCGTTGGAGCTGCGGTTGGAATCGGAAACGACCTTCAGGCGCGGGCTCCTGCCCTTATTGAGGCCGGTGTCGATGTCCTTACCGTAGATACCGCCCACGGCCACAGCACCGGTGTCCTCGCAGGTGTGCGGGAGTTGAAAAGGAATTTCCCGGATATGGAGATTATCGCCGGGAACGTTGCCACTGCAGCGGCAGCTAAGGAACTCGTTGACGCTGGCGCCGATGCTGTCAAGGTTGGTGTGGGACCTGGCTCCATATGCACCACCCGGATAATCTCTGGAGTAGGTGTTCCACAATTTTCGGCTATTCTGGAATGCACCAGGGCAATAAAAGGCTCTGGTGTGCCTGTCATCGCTGACGGCGGTGTTAAATTTTCCGGGGATATCGTCAAGGCTATCGCCGCCGGAGCCCACTCGGTGATGATCGGAGGACTTTTTGCGGGTACGGACGAAAGTCCCGGTGACCTGGTCCTGTACCAGGGCCGCTCCTATAAGGTCTACAGGGGTATGGGATCCCTTGAGGCCATGAAAGAGGGCAGCAAGGACAGATACTTCCAGGAACATGTGGATGTTGAGGGCAAGCTGGTTCCGGAAGGGATCGAGGGACGCGTTCCGTACCGTGGACCGATATCCGCCACTGTGTTCCAGATGGTGGGGGGGCTGCGCTCGGGAATGGGGTACACCGGGTGCAAGGACCTTTCAGAGCTTCGGACATTAGCGAAATTCGTACAAATATCGGCTGCCGGACTCAAGGAGAGCCACGTCCACGATGTGATCATTACCAAGGAAGCGCCGAATTATCGACTTGACTAA
- the guaA gene encoding glutamine-hydrolyzing GMP synthase, with protein MTSVDIHDEKILILDFGSQYTQLIARRVRELKVYCEIHPCTEPLEKIREFSPRGVILSGGPASVTDEGAPLVPRELFDLDVPFLGICYGMQLFTHLMGGKVGKAERREYGHAMLQIDDNSDLFNGFETGAENLNKVWMSHGDKIESAPPGFVPIAHTENSHVAAMRDESGKFFAVQFHPEVVHTPRGTEIFENFLFKICDLRPLWTAKSYIDMAVEQIQETVGKDGKVLCGLSGGVDSSVVAVLVHKAIGDRLTCVFVDNGLLRKGERERVEAVFTDYYHIPLIVLDAGKGFVDKLAGVEDPERKRVIIGNEFIRLFEIEAKNIGDVKFLAQGTLYPDVIESVSFKGPSATIKTHHNVGGLPEKMDLMLVEPLRELFKDEVREVGRELGMPDQMVKRHPFPGPGLGIRVLGEVTQERLHVLREADAIVREEIRAAGLYDHIWQLFAVLLPIKTVGVMGDERTYENVVAVRAVHSLDGMTADWVHLPYDLLNRISNRIINEVRGVNRVVYDISSKPPATIEWE; from the coding sequence GTGACGAGCGTTGACATTCACGACGAAAAGATCCTGATCCTGGACTTCGGGAGCCAGTACACTCAGCTCATCGCTCGCCGCGTTCGGGAACTCAAGGTTTACTGCGAGATCCACCCCTGCACGGAACCATTGGAAAAGATAAGGGAATTTTCACCGAGAGGCGTCATCCTTTCCGGAGGACCGGCGAGCGTAACTGATGAGGGCGCGCCCCTTGTGCCAAGGGAACTGTTCGATTTGGATGTTCCTTTTCTGGGTATTTGTTACGGCATGCAGCTGTTTACGCACCTGATGGGTGGTAAGGTCGGCAAGGCTGAGCGGCGGGAATACGGCCACGCCATGCTCCAGATCGACGACAACTCTGACCTGTTCAACGGTTTTGAAACCGGGGCGGAGAACCTGAACAAGGTCTGGATGAGCCACGGCGACAAGATCGAATCGGCTCCGCCCGGTTTTGTCCCTATTGCTCACACGGAGAACTCCCACGTCGCAGCCATGAGGGACGAGTCCGGCAAATTCTTTGCCGTCCAATTTCACCCAGAGGTGGTTCATACGCCTCGCGGCACCGAGATTTTTGAGAACTTTCTGTTTAAAATCTGTGACCTGAGGCCTCTGTGGACAGCAAAATCCTACATCGACATGGCTGTGGAGCAGATACAGGAGACCGTGGGTAAAGATGGGAAGGTTCTCTGCGGTCTTTCAGGCGGTGTAGACTCATCTGTTGTTGCTGTCCTTGTACACAAAGCCATTGGGGACAGGCTTACATGTGTATTCGTGGACAACGGGCTGTTGCGTAAAGGGGAGAGGGAAAGGGTTGAGGCCGTTTTCACTGACTACTACCATATCCCCCTGATTGTACTCGACGCTGGAAAGGGATTTGTGGATAAACTTGCAGGTGTTGAGGATCCGGAAAGAAAGCGAGTCATCATCGGCAACGAGTTCATCAGGCTTTTCGAGATCGAGGCCAAAAATATAGGAGATGTCAAGTTTCTCGCCCAGGGAACCCTTTACCCGGACGTCATCGAGAGCGTTTCCTTCAAGGGCCCCTCAGCTACCATAAAGACCCACCACAACGTGGGCGGGTTGCCTGAAAAGATGGATTTAATGCTCGTTGAACCTCTCAGGGAACTGTTCAAGGACGAGGTGCGGGAAGTGGGTAGGGAATTGGGGATGCCCGACCAGATGGTAAAGCGCCACCCGTTCCCCGGTCCGGGTCTCGGGATTCGCGTTCTCGGTGAGGTAACCCAGGAGAGACTCCACGTCCTGCGGGAAGCGGATGCCATTGTTCGGGAAGAGATCCGGGCGGCGGGGCTCTACGACCATATCTGGCAGCTTTTCGCCGTTCTGCTCCCCATTAAAACAGTGGGCGTTATGGGGGATGAAAGGACCTACGAAAACGTGGTTGCCGTAAGAGCCGTTCATAGCCTCGACGGGATGACCGCAGACTGGGTCCATCTGCCCTATGACCTGCTCAACCGCATCTCCAACCGCATTATCAATGAAGTGCGAGGTGTCAACCGGGTGGTGTACGACATCAGCTCCAAACCTCCTGCTACGATCGAATGGGAATAG